In the Planktothrix serta PCC 8927 genome, one interval contains:
- a CDS encoding aspartate-semialdehyde dehydrogenase, translating to MSNSYRVAILGATGAVGTELIELLESRNFPVGELKLLASPRSAGTSLTFKGETLPVEAVSEDSFHNVDIVLASAGGSTSKAWAAKIVANGAVMVDNSSAFRMNPDVPLVVPEVNPEAVNNHKGIIANPNCTTILMTVAVWPLYQVQPIRRMVISTYQSASGAGARAMEEVKQQASAILQEETPKTEIFPYPLAFNLFLHNTPINELGYCEEEMKMINETRKIFGVSDLRISATCVRVPVLRAHSEAVNLEFEQPFSVEKARDILSTAPGVQLVEDPQANYFPMPIDASGRDPVLVGRIRQDLSHPCGLELWLCGDQIRKGAALNAVQIAELLVEKQLLGHRS from the coding sequence ATGTCAAATTCCTATCGAGTTGCCATTTTAGGGGCGACGGGCGCTGTCGGTACGGAGTTAATCGAACTCCTGGAAAGTCGAAATTTTCCAGTGGGGGAGTTAAAGTTATTAGCTTCTCCTCGTTCAGCCGGAACCTCGTTAACCTTTAAAGGGGAAACTTTACCCGTTGAGGCGGTATCGGAGGACTCGTTTCACAATGTTGATATTGTGTTAGCGTCCGCCGGAGGATCAACCTCTAAGGCTTGGGCTGCAAAGATAGTGGCAAATGGAGCCGTTATGGTCGATAACTCCAGCGCCTTCCGCATGAACCCGGATGTACCGTTAGTCGTCCCGGAAGTTAACCCAGAAGCCGTTAACAACCACAAAGGGATTATTGCCAACCCTAACTGCACCACGATTTTAATGACGGTGGCAGTTTGGCCGTTATATCAGGTACAACCTATTCGCCGGATGGTGATTTCTACCTATCAATCAGCAAGTGGGGCTGGGGCTAGGGCGATGGAGGAAGTGAAACAGCAAGCTTCTGCCATTTTGCAGGAAGAAACGCCCAAAACGGAGATTTTTCCCTATCCGTTAGCCTTTAATCTTTTCCTTCACAACACACCGATTAATGAATTGGGTTATTGTGAAGAAGAAATGAAAATGATTAACGAAACCCGCAAAATTTTTGGGGTGAGTGATCTGAGAATTTCAGCAACTTGTGTGCGGGTTCCCGTATTGCGTGCCCATTCAGAAGCGGTTAACTTAGAATTTGAGCAACCCTTCAGTGTGGAAAAAGCACGGGATATCCTCAGCACGGCGCCGGGAGTGCAACTGGTGGAAGACCCACAGGCGAACTATTTCCCCATGCCCATTGATGCCAGTGGACGTGATCCGGTATTAGTGGGTCGCATTCGTCAGGATTTGTCTCATCCCTGTGGTTTAGAACTGTGGCTCTGTGGCGATCAAATCCGCAAGGGTGCAGCGTTAAATGCCGTGCAAATTGCTGAATTATTAGTGGAAAAACAACTCCTGGGTCATCGGTCTTAG